The Gordonia mangrovi genome includes the window TACATCACGATGGTCGACGACTCGTCCACCGCCTCCGGCGGCCCGCGGATGAGCAAGTTCGAGGTGCTGACCGCGATCTCCTATGCCGTGTTCGCCGAGGCGCCGGTGGACGTCGCGGTGGTGGAGACCGGGATGGGCGGACGGTGGGACGCCACCAACGTCGTCGACGCGACGGTCGCCGTCATCACCCCGATCGCGATGGATCATGCCGACTATCTGGGCGACACGCTGGCGGCCATCGCGGGGGAGAAGGCCGGCATCATCAAGAAGGCCGCCGACGATCTGGTGCCGACCGATCCCGTCACCGTCATCGCACCGCAGGCACCGGAGGTGATGGATGTCCTGCTGCGTCAGACGGTCGAATCCGGGACCATCGTCGCCCGCCAGGACTCCGAGTTCGCCGTCCTGGAGTCGATCACGGCCGTCGGTGGTCAGCTGCTGCGGTTGCAGGGGCTCGGCGGTGTGTACGACGAGGTCTATCTTCCGTTGCACGGCGCCCATCAGGCGGCCAACGCCGCACTGGCGTTGGCGGCGGTCGAGGCATTCTTCGGGGCCGGCCCCGATCGCCAACTCGACATCGACGCAGTGCGTGCAGGTTTCGCGGCCGTTGCGAGCCCGGGCCGGCTGGAGCGCGTGCGCTCGGCGCCGACCGTGTTCGTCGACGCCGCTCACAACCCACACGGGGGTGATGCGTTGGCGCGGGCGTTGACCGAAGAGTTCGACTTCCGCCGACTCGTCGGCGTGATCGGCATGCTCGGTGACAAGGATGCGGAAGGATTCCTGGAGGCCCTCGAGCCCGTCCTGGACAGCGTGGTGCTGACGAACAACGGATCGCCGCGGGCGCTGGACACCGAGGCACTCGCCGAGATCGCGCTGCCGATCTTCGGTGAGGAGCGCGTGGTGGTGAAGCCGTTCCTGCCCGACGCGGTGGAGACCGCGATCGGACTCGCCGAGGAATCCGACGGCGAACCGGTCGCCGGTGCCGGTGTGGTGATCACCGGATCGGTGGTCACCGCCGGGGCGGCCCGCACATTGTTCGGTAAGGAGCCCTCATGACCGACCCGGTGCGTTTCACCCCGCCGACGACGGATCCGTGGAAAGGCCTGCGCGGGGTGATGGCGGGCACCCTGATCCTCGAAGTGATCGTGCTGGGCCTGGCCTTTCCGATTGTCGCCAATCTCGGTCCGGGCCTGACCTGGTTGTCCGTCGGGTACCTCGGCTTCGTGGTGGCGGCGCACATAGTGGCCGCCGGGTTGCAGGGCAGATCGTATGCGATACGCCTCGATCTGGGGCTTCAGGCCCTGGTGATCGCCGGTGGCTTCCTACAGTGGTCGGTCGCCGTGATCGGGGTGATCTTCCTGTGTGTGTGGGTGTACATCGCCTACGTCAAGCACGACGTCGAGGTGCGGATGGCCAAGGGCATGCTGCCGGGACAGCGACCCATCGACGAGTGATCTGCCGGGCGGTACTCCTGCCCGGAGCGGTGATTCGTCTCCTGCAACTCCTGTTGCCCGACTGTGACCTTTCGCCCCTCGCCCTGAGGCGCTCACACCTGTGAGAATGTCGCTGCCGGGGGTGAGCCGTCTCGAAGCCGCGTCCCCGCAACATCCGCTGACGATTCATGACGTGAGGAACAGCTTGACACTCATCTCCAGCCTTCGCCGCCCCTGGGCCACCGCCGCACTGGCGCTGATGGTGATCGGAACGTCGCTGGGTGGCGGGGTCGCGGCCGCCGAGCCGGCGATCGCGCCGGAGGACCTCCCGGTGGCCGGTGAGCCCATGCCGGTGGGGGAGGGTGAATACAGCTATCTCGCCACCCACGAGATCACCGACCGAGCCTCGTCGATGGATCTGCCCGAGGCGATCGCTGCACTTCCCGTCCCGCAGCAGTACCGTCCGGCGAACCTGGGTCTGGCGGCCCAGTTCGACATGGCCCTCACGAGCGCACTGAACTCACCCGGCGGTTGTGTGCAGGTCGTGGTGGACCCACGTGCCCGGTCCGGAAGCCTGTTCAACTACGGCTTCTTCCCGGTTGCCGGCGAATACTGCTCCTGACGGCGGCCGTCGCCGACCCGCGTTCTCGCTTCTCGCTAAGGTGTGCTCGTGACTGAACGGACTCTGGTACTCATCAAGCCCGACGGCGTGGCCCGGTCGCTGGTCGGCGACATCATCAGCCGGATCGAGCGCAAGGGCCTCACGCTCGTCGCGCTGGAACTCAAGACGGTGAGCGACGACGTGGCCCGCGGCCACTACGCCGAACACGAGGGCAAGCCCTTCTACCCGTCGCTGCTGGAATTCATCACCTCCGGCCCGTTGGTCGCCGCCGTCCTGGAGGGTCCGCGGGCAGTGGCGGCGTTCCGGCAGATCGCCGGTGGGACCGACCCGGTCGAGAAGGCCGTCCCGGGGACCATCCGCGGAGACTTCGCGCTGAGCACGCAGACCAACCTGGTGCACGGCTCGGACTCGCCCGAGTCGGCGGAGCGAGAGATCGCGCTGTGGTTTCCTGACCTGGGCATCTGACCCGAATTCCGTCTCTTCGTTCCCCGCCACACACACCGTCGGAACCGCCAAACGTGCGTAGTGTGCGGGGAACGACTCGTCGTGTGGGATACTTGCACAGTTGTGGGCGACACACTTTGCCGTCGACAACCGGATGACGCATCCGGCATCGGACACCCCGATTCGCGCGTCTTCCCCATCGGTGTTGACGATGGCGTGGAAGGCGTCGGCCGGTTGAGGTCATCGACAACGCAAGGCGCCGCCTCGCGAGCCGGGATTCCCGGTGTGCAGAGAAGGCGCGAAGACCACACAACACCGGTCCACAGCCGACCGGGACAGACAGTGAAGCCCTCGCGTGGCCGCGTCAGCCCGACGCGCCCGGGGGCTCTAGGAGATGTGAGTGACCGACAACGGGTCGCCGGCTGACGCGAACGCAGCGTCAGCACCGGCGGAGGAGTTCCCCAGCAGGCTTCGTGTGCATGCCCTCGCCAGGGCGTTGGGCCTGACCAGCCGCGAGGTGTTGGCGCACCTCGCCGAGCTGGGCATCGAGACACGCAGCCCCCAATCCAGCATCGACCGCGAGACCGCCGAGGCGGTCGCCGCGAAGGTGCGCGGCGACGCGGCGGGCGACCAATCGGCCGACACGCCCGCCGAGGCAGCGCCCGGAGTGGTTGAGGCGGCGCCGCCGACCGAACCGGCCGCTGAGCAACCGGCCGGCACAACCGACGATCAGGCGACCACGCAGTCGACGTCCGAACCGGAGCCGGAACCGGCAGAGCCCGCTCAGGATGAGTCCGCTCCGCCGAGCGAGTCGGTGACCGCGGAGAGCGAGGAATCGCCGACGCTGTTCTCGGCAGTCGAGCAGACCCAGCACCAGCCCGTGCGGCCGACGACCGAGGACGTCATGGCACAGCCGCTGTTCCTGTCGCCGCAGGCGGCCGAGCCGACCCGTCGTCCGGGCCGTGCGGCCGACGACGACAGGACTCGG containing:
- the folC gene encoding bifunctional tetrahydrofolate synthase/dihydrofolate synthase — protein: MSSHDDHDPRDDQDPRDDQDHGADADDWDDDLDRDHLGPDGPVSQDLGALLDEIDARDGDQGDPDEADSESVDDGDEPRRPAGPVDDAATLAELAEVEAELDTRWPETKIEPSLTRISALMDLLGSPQHGYPAIHVAGTNGKTSVARMIDALLIALHRRTGRVTSPHLQRVTERISVDGAPIPARTYIDTYRELEPYITMVDDSSTASGGPRMSKFEVLTAISYAVFAEAPVDVAVVETGMGGRWDATNVVDATVAVITPIAMDHADYLGDTLAAIAGEKAGIIKKAADDLVPTDPVTVIAPQAPEVMDVLLRQTVESGTIVARQDSEFAVLESITAVGGQLLRLQGLGGVYDEVYLPLHGAHQAANAALALAAVEAFFGAGPDRQLDIDAVRAGFAAVASPGRLERVRSAPTVFVDAAHNPHGGDALARALTEEFDFRRLVGVIGMLGDKDAEGFLEALEPVLDSVVLTNNGSPRALDTEALAEIALPIFGEERVVVKPFLPDAVETAIGLAEESDGEPVAGAGVVITGSVVTAGAARTLFGKEPS
- a CDS encoding DUF4233 domain-containing protein, which translates into the protein MTDPVRFTPPTTDPWKGLRGVMAGTLILEVIVLGLAFPIVANLGPGLTWLSVGYLGFVVAAHIVAAGLQGRSYAIRLDLGLQALVIAGGFLQWSVAVIGVIFLCVWVYIAYVKHDVEVRMAKGMLPGQRPIDE
- the ndk gene encoding nucleoside-diphosphate kinase, encoding MTERTLVLIKPDGVARSLVGDIISRIERKGLTLVALELKTVSDDVARGHYAEHEGKPFYPSLLEFITSGPLVAAVLEGPRAVAAFRQIAGGTDPVEKAVPGTIRGDFALSTQTNLVHGSDSPESAEREIALWFPDLGI